From the genome of Chthoniobacterales bacterium:
GTGTCGGGATCGACCGCCGCTACCGGGGATCTTCCCGCGGACGATAGGACGAAGGTAGCGCGCTGCCGAGCAGCCCGAGTCCGACAACTCACCGGCAGCTAAGCATGTAGCGGGCGGCGTCCAACGCCATGAGGACAGGGGTTCGACTCCCCTCGCCTCCAGCCTTCCCTCGCCGCGCAGCCAGAGCGAAGGCTGCCACGCCGGAGTCGCCACAGGCGCGTAGGCGGACCCGCTTTCGAACCCACAACCCGTCGAGGCTACGGCTTGGCAAGCCAGCAGGTTTTGTTCATCACATCATGGAGCTGATCTCACGCGATGTTCCATTACACCTACATCCTCGTCAGCGAATCGGCCCCCGATCGCCACTATGTCGGAACCACATCGGACTTGAACGCGCGACTTGCCGCGCACAACTCAGGCAAAGCGAGTCACACGTCGAAATTCAGCCCTTGGCGCGTGGAAACAGCCGTCGCTTTCCGCAGCAAAGAAAAAGCTGCCGCTTTCGAGCGTTATTTGAAGTCGGGCTCGGGCCGCGAGTTTTCCAGAAGGCATTTTTGATCGTTCTTCGCTCGCCGCGAGGCGAATGTCGTTTGTGGAGCCTTTTCGATCCTGCACGGCCAACGCTTTTCGTTTCACACAGCCGCTTGACGGCGGATTTTGCGCTCGAAGCGGCCCGGCGAGGAGAAAAGCTCCCCGATCCTCTCCATCGCCATATCGGCCAGCGGCCCGGGCTGACGTCCGAGCGTGCATTGCAGATAGACGGCCTCTTTGAGCAACTCGGCGAAATCGGCTTTGACCAGCTTATCCCAGTCCGCCGCGGAAATGTCTTTTTTGGATTTGGAGAGTTCGAAGTCGATGAGGACCGCTTCGGCCGGCGAAGGCGCGACGGCGATGTTGTGCAGCTCCATGTCACCGTGCACGAGACCGCCCTCGTGAAGACGGACGAGTTCATCGAAGGCTCGCCGGCAGAGCCACCACAGTCCG
Proteins encoded in this window:
- a CDS encoding GIY-YIG nuclease family protein produces the protein MFHYTYILVSESAPDRHYVGTTSDLNARLAAHNSGKASHTSKFSPWRVETAVAFRSKEKAAAFERYLKSGSGREFSRRHF